A stretch of the Actinomyces qiguomingii genome encodes the following:
- a CDS encoding glycosyltransferase family 2 protein codes for MTSHIRATVAILTFHRPEQVRRTARMVQAQALAAPQWCDADVLVIDNDPSGSGHDAVASLGLERLRSVIEPVPGISAGRNRALDEAARAGRDLLLFIDDDGTPAPGWLDGMLEHWRDSGAAAVAGWVDTHYQSRPSAWILAGGFFERRRFPDGSERPAAACGNLLLDLNQLGDLRFSAALGLSGGEDTLLTRALVSRGGRIVFARDAVVVDQVALDRVTRRWVLARQLSHGNTSGLLDLYFSSGRLARAGVIAGGIGRVGVGLARAGWGMATRDLRADARGWRLAARGAGMTLAGLGLSWREYARTSRPLSRLGRAPRSLSPRSFSRQEAGTR; via the coding sequence ATGACATCGCACATACGCGCCACCGTGGCGATACTCACCTTCCACCGTCCCGAGCAGGTGCGCCGAACGGCGCGAATGGTGCAGGCGCAAGCTCTCGCCGCGCCGCAATGGTGCGACGCCGACGTCCTGGTGATCGACAACGACCCCTCCGGTTCGGGTCACGACGCCGTCGCCTCCTTGGGGCTGGAGCGGTTGCGCAGCGTTATAGAACCGGTTCCAGGGATATCCGCGGGCCGCAACCGCGCGCTGGATGAGGCGGCCCGCGCGGGCCGGGATCTGCTGCTGTTCATCGACGACGACGGCACTCCGGCACCGGGGTGGCTGGACGGCATGCTCGAGCACTGGCGTGATTCTGGCGCTGCCGCCGTCGCCGGCTGGGTGGACACTCACTATCAGTCCCGCCCCTCCGCCTGGATTCTGGCCGGGGGATTCTTTGAACGACGCCGTTTCCCCGATGGCTCCGAACGGCCCGCCGCCGCCTGTGGGAACCTTCTGCTCGACTTGAACCAGCTCGGTGACCTGCGCTTTAGCGCCGCGCTGGGGCTTTCCGGCGGTGAGGACACCCTGCTGACCCGCGCCCTGGTGTCCCGGGGCGGACGTATCGTATTCGCCCGCGACGCCGTTGTAGTCGATCAAGTCGCGCTGGACCGGGTGACCCGCCGCTGGGTACTGGCCCGCCAGCTCAGCCACGGCAACACCTCCGGCCTGCTGGATCTGTACTTCAGTTCCGGACGCCTGGCTCGCGCGGGGGTTATCGCCGGAGGCATCGGCAGGGTCGGCGTCGGCCTGGCACGCGCCGGCTGGGGCATGGCGACCCGGGATCTGCGCGCCGATGCGCGGGGCTGGCGTCTGGCCGCCCGCGGCGCCGGCATGACACTGGCGGGCCTGGGACTTTCCTGGAGGGAGTATGCGCGCACTTCCCGACCGCTGAGCCGGCTGGGGCGCGCACCCCGCTCGCTGTCTCCGAGGTCCTTCAGCCGTCAGGAGGCCGGGACGCGATGA
- a CDS encoding DUF1565 domain-containing protein yields MQRTVLTIITFLALVGLAIPAAPADAAETTTIHVDAAADAAAADGSAERPFKTIGAALKAAKAGTTIEVGDGVYREGELVLNGITLQAKEGAKPVLTGTEALGRSDFTNNNGVWTSRRTDFVRFNQDASTNPKKVDGDMSRYPEAVFFVGADGTSEELTQVDDPTKVTPGTMTFYVRDTAAEKNPAIAARVGNSDSESSWVQGPHTGAQYVLGTDPGDKTVEIIQHGRALTMLGTGASVIGLTITNYAPIQAWNYIDPVWGKNGNATMVFNAAKSSRIDRVTFSGSQAGPALHIANATDVTVSNSVFTGNGSNGLGANRAHRLHMYRNTFTGNGAKSFITAACGAYCTVADVKLTHSDSIRVEANTFDRSQTLQDDSNELLDSSDLSMNKARPTAFNALWLDEGVINSALVANTFINIDRIAILDEIGQDNVIASNLIQGSKTGIQLSGSARDKVWNNTIVGTLDPIYVHEDNRVDACNLSSREWDTCPAGYVEKWSAGEYNGGDTTKPMAWDSLDNELINNVIASKPRTAYTDPGANKNRRYQNMILVEASRNLRRPGETEGRFASVNEQLAESDYNVFVRPENIDRGTGSDLYLTNFGLSPDSWAVSETLEQQTQTQGLTITGKDTNSLDLRADRGNSPVFVRETTTITDYGGDYRIRSDSPAAGSGKPLSAAVASALGLPTGTTVDRGALVNAAWNTSTADLGGNTRFADGVWDEHFNTAVAGGWGGSWSVAPTDRFTAGVDGHGVIAMDRAGSGSSATLRGYSSTSTRVSTAFTFAEDGSGGATYTAITARGASGSDGYQVKTVLAGGKVTAYLVKRVSAQEITLVTVPVEGTFTPGMRVNVIVEATGTSPTALRAKVWLGDSSAPATWSLETTDNEPRLQRRGAVRLNTYLSGRATTTGQALKVDVFSVEDETRVQP; encoded by the coding sequence ATGCAACGCACTGTACTGACCATCATCACATTCCTAGCACTAGTGGGACTAGCGATCCCGGCGGCTCCGGCCGACGCCGCCGAGACCACCACCATCCACGTCGACGCCGCCGCCGATGCCGCGGCGGCCGACGGCTCCGCCGAGCGTCCGTTCAAGACCATCGGCGCAGCACTCAAGGCCGCTAAAGCCGGCACCACCATTGAAGTCGGTGACGGCGTTTACCGCGAGGGCGAGTTGGTTCTCAACGGAATCACGCTCCAGGCCAAGGAGGGCGCGAAGCCCGTGCTCACCGGCACGGAGGCGCTCGGCCGCTCGGACTTCACCAATAACAACGGCGTGTGGACCAGCAGGCGCACCGACTTCGTCCGCTTCAACCAGGACGCCTCCACCAACCCTAAGAAGGTCGACGGCGACATGTCCCGCTACCCGGAGGCAGTGTTCTTCGTCGGGGCTGACGGAACCAGCGAGGAACTCACGCAGGTGGACGATCCCACCAAGGTCACACCGGGGACAATGACCTTCTACGTTAGGGACACGGCCGCTGAGAAGAATCCCGCCATCGCCGCCCGAGTCGGCAATTCAGACAGCGAATCCTCTTGGGTGCAGGGACCCCATACCGGCGCCCAGTACGTCCTGGGCACTGATCCGGGCGACAAGACCGTGGAGATCATCCAGCACGGTCGCGCGCTGACCATGCTGGGCACCGGCGCCTCGGTGATCGGCTTGACGATCACCAACTACGCCCCGATCCAGGCCTGGAACTATATCGATCCGGTCTGGGGCAAGAACGGCAACGCCACCATGGTCTTCAATGCCGCCAAGAGCTCACGCATTGATCGCGTTACCTTCTCGGGCTCGCAGGCCGGCCCCGCGCTGCACATCGCCAACGCCACCGACGTGACCGTGAGCAACTCCGTGTTCACCGGAAACGGCTCCAACGGCCTGGGCGCGAATCGTGCCCACCGCCTGCACATGTACCGCAACACCTTCACCGGCAACGGCGCGAAGAGCTTCATCACCGCCGCTTGCGGCGCGTACTGCACGGTGGCCGATGTCAAGCTGACCCACTCCGACTCCATTCGCGTGGAGGCGAATACTTTCGACCGCTCCCAGACCCTCCAGGACGATTCCAACGAACTCCTGGACTCCTCCGATCTAAGCATGAACAAGGCGCGTCCAACCGCCTTCAACGCCCTGTGGCTGGACGAGGGCGTCATCAACTCCGCGCTGGTCGCCAACACCTTCATCAACATCGACCGAATCGCCATACTCGATGAGATCGGTCAGGACAATGTGATCGCATCCAACCTGATCCAGGGCTCCAAGACCGGCATTCAACTGTCCGGCAGCGCACGCGACAAGGTCTGGAACAACACAATCGTGGGCACGCTGGACCCCATCTATGTGCATGAGGACAACCGCGTGGACGCCTGCAACCTGTCTTCGCGGGAGTGGGATACCTGCCCGGCCGGTTACGTCGAGAAGTGGAGCGCGGGAGAGTACAACGGCGGCGACACCACCAAGCCGATGGCCTGGGACTCCTTGGACAATGAGCTGATCAACAACGTGATCGCCTCCAAGCCGCGGACCGCCTACACCGATCCCGGCGCCAACAAGAACCGCCGGTACCAGAACATGATCCTGGTCGAGGCGTCCCGGAACCTGCGACGCCCGGGGGAGACGGAGGGCAGATTCGCCAGCGTCAACGAGCAGCTCGCCGAGTCCGACTACAACGTGTTCGTCCGGCCGGAGAACATCGACCGCGGCACGGGCTCCGACCTGTATCTGACGAACTTCGGCCTGAGCCCCGACTCCTGGGCCGTGTCCGAAACCCTCGAGCAGCAGACGCAGACACAGGGACTGACGATCACCGGCAAGGACACGAACTCACTCGACCTGCGCGCCGACCGTGGCAACTCCCCGGTATTCGTGCGGGAGACCACCACGATCACCGACTACGGCGGCGACTACCGGATTCGGTCCGACTCTCCGGCCGCGGGCTCCGGCAAGCCGCTCAGCGCCGCCGTGGCCTCCGCCCTCGGCCTTCCGACGGGCACGACGGTCGACCGAGGCGCACTGGTGAATGCGGCCTGGAACACATCCACGGCCGATCTCGGCGGCAACACGCGGTTCGCGGATGGAGTCTGGGACGAGCACTTCAACACCGCCGTTGCCGGCGGCTGGGGCGGATCCTGGTCCGTCGCGCCCACCGACCGCTTCACCGCCGGAGTCGACGGACACGGCGTCATCGCCATGGACCGGGCCGGCAGCGGTTCATCCGCGACGCTTCGGGGCTACAGCTCCACGTCCACGCGGGTCAGCACCGCCTTCACCTTCGCCGAGGACGGCTCCGGCGGCGCCACCTACACCGCTATCACCGCACGCGGCGCAAGCGGCTCCGACGGCTACCAGGTCAAGACGGTCCTGGCCGGCGGAAAGGTCACCGCATATCTGGTCAAGCGCGTCAGCGCACAGGAGATCACACTGGTCACGGTCCCGGTCGAAGGCACCTTCACTCCGGGGATGCGCGTGAATGTGATCGTCGAGGCGACCGGCACCTCGCCCACCGCGCTGCGGGCCAAGGTCTGGTTGGGTGACTCCTCCGCCCCCGCCACCTGGAGCCTGGAGACCACGGACAACGAGCCACGGCTGCAGCGCCGCGGGGCGGTCCGTCTGAACACCTACCTGTCGGGCAGGGCCACCACCACGGGGCAGGCGTTGAAGGTGGATGTTTTCAGTGTGGAGGATGAGACCAGGGTTCAGCCCTGA
- a CDS encoding bifunctional UDP-N-acetylglucosamine diphosphorylase/glucosamine-1-phosphate N-acetyltransferase GlmU, whose amino-acid sequence MASTSPAAVIVMAAGKGTRMRSSLPKVLHRIGGRSLLEHAVVAARGLRPEHLVVVVRHEREQVVAALAQFAPDATAADQDEIPGTGRAVACGLAALPEELAGPVVVTSGDVPLLDADTLLALVQQHVEHDDAVTVLTTVLDDPTGYGRILRDDDGAVAGIVEQRDATAAQLAVKEVNAGVYVFDAAHLRRALATLGTDNDQGEVYLTDVVAHAHREGRATSARAVTDHWLVEGCNDRAQLAALGGELNRRTLKAWMERGVGVVDPAGTWVDVTVELARDVRLEPGVLLRGTTRVGQGAVVGPYCVLTDADIPAGAVVAPFSLLDGDAPAARL is encoded by the coding sequence GTGGCTTCTACCTCCCCCGCAGCCGTAATCGTCATGGCCGCCGGCAAGGGCACCCGCATGCGCTCGTCGCTGCCCAAGGTGCTCCACCGCATCGGTGGCCGCAGCCTGCTCGAGCACGCCGTCGTGGCAGCGCGTGGTCTTAGGCCCGAACACCTGGTGGTGGTGGTGCGCCACGAGCGCGAGCAGGTGGTCGCCGCTCTGGCGCAATTCGCCCCCGACGCCACCGCCGCGGATCAGGATGAAATCCCCGGAACGGGGCGTGCCGTCGCCTGTGGTCTGGCGGCCCTGCCGGAGGAACTGGCCGGGCCGGTGGTGGTGACCAGCGGTGATGTGCCGCTTCTGGACGCGGACACCCTCCTGGCGCTGGTGCAACAGCACGTGGAGCATGATGATGCCGTCACCGTGCTCACCACCGTGCTGGACGATCCCACCGGGTACGGGCGCATCCTGCGCGACGACGACGGCGCCGTGGCCGGAATCGTCGAGCAGCGCGACGCCACCGCCGCTCAGCTCGCCGTCAAGGAGGTCAACGCCGGCGTCTACGTCTTCGACGCCGCCCACCTGCGCCGGGCCCTGGCCACCCTGGGCACGGACAATGACCAGGGCGAGGTTTATCTCACCGACGTCGTCGCCCACGCGCACCGCGAGGGCCGGGCCACCTCGGCCCGGGCCGTCACCGACCACTGGCTGGTAGAGGGCTGCAATGACCGTGCCCAGCTCGCGGCGCTGGGCGGTGAGCTGAACCGGCGCACGCTGAAGGCCTGGATGGAGCGGGGTGTGGGGGTGGTGGATCCGGCCGGCACCTGGGTGGATGTCACCGTCGAACTTGCCCGCGACGTCCGCCTGGAGCCCGGTGTCCTGCTGCGTGGAACCACGCGGGTGGGCCAGGGCGCCGTCGTCGGCCCCTATTGCGTGCTTACGGACGCCGATATTCCCGCCGGCGCCGTCGTCGCCCCCTTCAGCCTGCTCGACGGCGACGCCCCCGCGGCGCGGCTATAG
- a CDS encoding ribose-phosphate diphosphokinase gives MTGIITKGEKRLVIASGRAHPQLAQDVAAELGTEVLSSTAYDFANGETYVRFNESVRGCDVFVMQSHGDRVNDWIMEQLIMVDALKRASAKRITVVAPFYPYARQDKKHLGREPISARLVADLCKTAGADRIMSVDLHSSQEQGFFDGPWDHLWAQPVLVDYIRRRIDAANAAVVSPDAGRIRVAERWANAMGGVPLAFIHKTRDITRPNESVANRVVGDVEGRSCVLVDDMIDTGGTIAKAVQVLLASGAKDVIVAATHGVLSGPAVERLSGCGAREVVVTDTLPIAPGKRFDALTVLPIAPLLARAIKAVFDDGSVTSLFES, from the coding sequence ATGACCGGCATCATCACCAAGGGCGAGAAACGGCTTGTCATCGCCTCGGGCCGGGCCCATCCGCAGCTCGCCCAGGATGTGGCCGCAGAACTGGGCACCGAGGTACTGTCCTCCACCGCCTACGACTTCGCCAATGGTGAGACCTACGTGCGCTTCAACGAGTCGGTGCGGGGCTGCGACGTATTCGTCATGCAGTCCCACGGTGACCGTGTCAACGACTGGATCATGGAACAGCTCATCATGGTCGATGCGCTCAAACGCGCCTCCGCCAAGCGCATCACCGTGGTCGCCCCCTTCTACCCCTACGCCCGGCAGGACAAGAAGCACCTGGGGCGCGAGCCGATCTCCGCCCGCCTGGTGGCAGATCTGTGCAAGACCGCGGGAGCCGACCGCATTATGAGTGTGGACCTGCACTCCAGCCAGGAGCAGGGATTCTTCGACGGCCCCTGGGATCACCTGTGGGCGCAGCCGGTGCTGGTGGACTACATCCGCCGTCGTATCGACGCGGCCAATGCGGCCGTCGTCTCCCCGGACGCCGGCCGCATCCGGGTGGCCGAGCGCTGGGCCAATGCCATGGGGGGAGTGCCGCTGGCCTTCATCCACAAGACCCGCGACATCACCCGCCCCAACGAGTCCGTGGCCAACCGTGTGGTTGGCGATGTAGAGGGGCGCTCCTGCGTGCTGGTGGATGACATGATTGACACCGGCGGCACCATCGCCAAGGCCGTGCAGGTGCTGCTCGCCTCCGGCGCCAAAGACGTGATCGTCGCGGCCACCCACGGCGTGCTCTCCGGCCCCGCCGTCGAGCGGTTGTCGGGCTGCGGCGCCCGCGAGGTGGTGGTGACCGACACCCTGCCCATCGCCCCCGGCAAACGCTTCGACGCCCTGACCGTGCTGCCGATCGCGCCGCTGCTGGCCCGCGCCATCAAGGCCGTCTTCGATGACGGCTCGGTGACCAGCCTGTTCGAGTCCTGA
- a CDS encoding LamG domain-containing protein: MKHAGLAQSALTLLASLSLAVAPVIATTSAHAAEGAAADQLPETVSADALPTPQVLNGVVRDQVVVGDTVYAVGEFTSVQPVGSAAPVARANALAYNIETGELLDWAPQTNGAIQSIAAMPDGSRLFIGGAFSKLNEETVWRVAAVDPITAERKPLTAAANAKVFAVEVSADGSTLYVGGAFTQINNKERLRFAAVDLNTKKLLDVKASIPNFSVRAIAAEPNGTGVAIGGSFTSVNGSTSPGYGMAILERDGSIRRNNLTSVVRSGNTYGGIMDLKADAQGLYGAAYTQSRSHGNLEGVFRADWNTGNVAYIADCHGDSYDVFPSGDVVYAANHGHDCSNIGGFPDNTKNYHYALAYANYETGKVRTNTASGYYDFGGQPGTTNLNWYPEFTPGTYTGLGQATWTVEGNDRYIVFGGEFTTVNGQSQRGLTRFARRDIAPNAQGPVNKGGNYKLTASSPAAGIVTLSFTANWDRDDKTLSYAVFRDTLDGQPISVQDVTAGFWELPALTATDTVEPGSTHQYAVVVTDPWGASTRSDWVSVTAGQGQGMANYGRQVIGDGAVNYWPLDEASGAKSAYDLVGGRNLTYRGSSYTTGAASVLSQGASVTFSPGNNNGGWWQWWGRNRQQNSSYSWAAQTSAAAAPAAFTVEAWFRTNSTSGGEIVGFSSSSESEGASKDRMLYLSGNGTVNYMLYPGTVKAISSAAGFNDNAWHHVVATTDPVAGSVLYLDGKEAASDPAMTSGQSYNGYWRIGGDTNSGLPNAGSSGYLTGSIDEVAVYAKALSAQQVSAHHVTGTTGELPQLAPADPDDIAGPAGDAQEDDANQVERADGVLLTDSFERESARGWGAADFGGNWSSAYGVSRMSVDGTAGVITMTGAGTANSVSSPIIDATSTDSTVDLVLDQATTGAGAYVTYVGRANDAGRYQVQLDISPTGVVAMTVSKKVGATQTSLGTARMDGTYTAGQKLHLRFVVDGAQSTRLQLKGWVGDEPEPEAWAVDTTDDDAALATPGSVGIVTFTSGRADTSELTLRVDDLVVKKVE, translated from the coding sequence GTGAAACACGCCGGTTTGGCTCAAAGTGCGCTCACGTTGTTGGCTTCGCTGTCATTGGCTGTCGCCCCCGTAATCGCCACCACATCCGCCCACGCCGCAGAAGGTGCGGCGGCCGATCAGCTTCCGGAGACGGTCTCGGCCGATGCGCTGCCGACTCCGCAAGTGCTCAATGGGGTTGTGCGTGATCAGGTTGTTGTCGGTGACACCGTCTATGCGGTGGGCGAATTCACCAGCGTGCAGCCGGTGGGCTCTGCGGCGCCCGTGGCGCGGGCGAACGCTCTGGCCTACAACATTGAGACCGGTGAGCTACTGGACTGGGCGCCGCAGACCAACGGTGCGATTCAGTCGATCGCTGCCATGCCCGACGGGTCTCGCCTGTTCATCGGCGGCGCATTCTCCAAGCTGAACGAGGAGACCGTGTGGCGTGTTGCGGCGGTCGATCCGATTACGGCCGAGCGCAAGCCGCTGACCGCCGCGGCTAACGCCAAGGTGTTCGCCGTGGAGGTGTCGGCCGACGGCTCGACGCTCTACGTGGGGGGCGCATTCACGCAGATCAACAACAAGGAGCGTCTGCGCTTCGCGGCCGTGGACCTGAACACCAAGAAGCTCCTGGACGTCAAGGCCTCGATTCCCAACTTCAGCGTGCGCGCCATCGCCGCCGAGCCCAACGGAACGGGGGTCGCCATCGGCGGGTCGTTCACTTCGGTCAACGGCTCCACCAGCCCCGGCTACGGCATGGCCATTTTGGAGCGGGACGGCAGCATACGTCGTAACAACCTCACCTCCGTGGTCAGGTCCGGCAACACCTACGGCGGGATCATGGATCTCAAGGCGGATGCGCAGGGCCTGTACGGGGCGGCCTACACCCAGTCCCGCTCGCACGGGAATCTGGAGGGCGTCTTCCGGGCCGACTGGAACACTGGGAACGTGGCGTACATAGCCGACTGCCACGGAGACTCCTACGACGTGTTCCCCAGTGGCGATGTCGTCTACGCGGCCAATCACGGGCATGACTGCTCGAACATCGGCGGCTTCCCGGACAACACCAAGAACTATCACTACGCGTTGGCCTACGCCAACTATGAGACCGGCAAGGTTCGCACCAACACCGCCTCCGGCTACTACGACTTCGGCGGGCAGCCCGGAACCACCAACTTGAACTGGTACCCCGAATTCACCCCCGGGACCTACACTGGGCTCGGCCAGGCCACTTGGACCGTAGAGGGCAATGACCGCTACATCGTCTTCGGTGGGGAGTTCACCACCGTCAACGGCCAGTCCCAGAGGGGACTCACCCGCTTCGCGCGCCGCGACATTGCGCCTAATGCGCAGGGTCCGGTGAACAAGGGCGGCAACTACAAACTCACGGCCAGCAGCCCCGCCGCGGGAATCGTCACTCTGAGCTTCACCGCCAACTGGGATCGCGACGACAAGACGTTGTCATATGCCGTCTTCCGTGACACTTTGGACGGCCAGCCCATTTCCGTGCAGGACGTCACCGCGGGATTCTGGGAGCTGCCCGCGCTGACGGCGACCGACACCGTGGAGCCGGGATCCACTCATCAGTACGCGGTTGTTGTTACTGACCCCTGGGGCGCTTCCACGCGCTCGGACTGGGTGAGTGTGACCGCTGGCCAGGGTCAGGGCATGGCGAACTACGGCAGGCAGGTAATCGGTGACGGTGCCGTCAACTATTGGCCACTGGATGAGGCCTCCGGAGCAAAGTCGGCCTACGACCTGGTCGGCGGTAGGAATCTGACCTACCGCGGTTCCAGCTACACGACCGGTGCGGCCAGTGTGCTCTCCCAGGGGGCGTCAGTCACATTCTCGCCAGGCAACAACAACGGAGGCTGGTGGCAATGGTGGGGCCGGAACAGGCAGCAGAATTCCTCCTACTCCTGGGCGGCGCAGACCTCTGCCGCCGCCGCGCCCGCAGCATTCACTGTGGAGGCCTGGTTCCGCACTAACAGCACCAGCGGCGGTGAGATCGTCGGCTTCTCCTCCAGCAGTGAGAGTGAGGGCGCCAGCAAGGACCGCATGCTGTATCTCAGCGGCAATGGCACGGTCAACTACATGCTGTACCCCGGGACGGTCAAGGCGATCTCCTCCGCCGCGGGCTTCAACGACAACGCCTGGCATCACGTAGTCGCCACGACGGATCCGGTCGCAGGCTCGGTGCTCTACCTGGACGGCAAGGAGGCGGCCTCCGACCCGGCGATGACCTCCGGGCAGTCCTACAACGGTTACTGGCGTATCGGGGGCGACACCAACTCCGGTCTCCCCAACGCCGGTTCCAGCGGCTACCTGACCGGCTCTATCGATGAGGTAGCGGTGTACGCAAAGGCCTTGTCCGCGCAGCAGGTGTCGGCCCACCACGTCACCGGAACGACCGGTGAACTGCCGCAGTTGGCGCCGGCGGACCCCGATGACATCGCCGGGCCAGCGGGAGACGCCCAGGAGGATGACGCAAATCAGGTCGAAAGGGCCGATGGTGTGCTGTTGACGGACTCCTTTGAGCGTGAGTCCGCCAGGGGCTGGGGAGCGGCCGACTTCGGCGGCAACTGGAGCTCCGCCTACGGTGTCAGCCGGATGTCGGTGGACGGCACGGCCGGAGTCATAACGATGACCGGCGCGGGAACTGCCAACTCGGTCTCTTCGCCGATCATTGACGCGACCTCCACCGATTCGACCGTCGACTTGGTCCTGGACCAGGCCACGACCGGCGCCGGGGCCTATGTCACCTACGTGGGCCGTGCCAACGATGCGGGTCGTTACCAGGTCCAGCTGGACATCAGTCCCACGGGTGTGGTGGCGATGACGGTCTCGAAGAAGGTCGGTGCCACGCAGACCTCTCTCGGCACCGCGCGTATGGATGGTACCTACACGGCGGGCCAGAAACTGCACCTTCGGTTCGTCGTCGACGGGGCTCAGTCGACCCGATTGCAGTTGAAGGGCTGGGTAGGCGATGAGCCCGAGCCTGAGGCCTGGGCAGTTGATACGACGGACGATGATGCCGCGCTTGCGACGCCAGGATCGGTCGGAATTGTCACTTTCACCTCTGGCAGGGCGGATACGTCCGAGCTGACGCTGCGGGTTGACGAT
- a CDS encoding glycerophosphodiester phosphodiesterase: MIEVPGSAGPRALTDPPRRAPRLEQAPLISSINLTVRGAEDHSVASTPTALTQPAEVDVDTLLDADGWIIAHRGGSADWPEMSLRAYSESVARNVPALEFSFNLTADGVAVGVHDKDLQAVDGQAPDTRVSQMTWDQARAYTTRGEPLIRLTDLQAAYGEDHVLFIDPKHSGAAHETYLPWLDPGHTILKFYGDATWLAEIWRAAGFRTWGYAYEEDIISGKAADWAPYWDLFGVPWNASATTWRTAADYGLPLIGHICDGQQAVDICFERGAIGAMCAKVDGIAWS, from the coding sequence ATGATTGAAGTACCCGGCTCGGCCGGCCCGCGGGCGCTTACGGACCCACCGCGCCGCGCGCCCCGGTTGGAGCAGGCGCCGCTGATCAGCAGCATCAACCTGACAGTTCGTGGGGCAGAGGATCACAGCGTGGCCAGCACGCCCACCGCCCTGACCCAACCGGCGGAGGTGGACGTGGACACGCTGCTGGACGCCGACGGGTGGATCATCGCCCACCGTGGCGGCTCGGCGGACTGGCCCGAGATGAGTCTGCGCGCATACAGCGAGTCGGTCGCCCGGAACGTGCCCGCCCTGGAATTCAGTTTCAACCTCACCGCGGACGGCGTTGCCGTGGGCGTACATGACAAGGACTTGCAGGCCGTTGACGGGCAGGCACCGGACACGCGCGTATCCCAGATGACCTGGGACCAGGCGCGGGCCTACACCACTCGGGGTGAGCCCCTCATCCGACTCACCGACCTTCAGGCCGCCTACGGGGAGGACCATGTGCTGTTCATCGACCCCAAGCACAGCGGCGCCGCCCACGAGACCTACCTGCCCTGGTTGGACCCCGGGCACACGATCCTGAAGTTCTACGGGGATGCCACCTGGTTGGCCGAGATCTGGCGCGCCGCCGGATTCCGCACCTGGGGTTACGCCTATGAGGAGGACATCATCAGCGGCAAGGCGGCGGATTGGGCCCCTTACTGGGACCTGTTCGGCGTGCCCTGGAACGCTAGCGCGACGACCTGGCGAACCGCCGCGGATTACGGATTACCGCTCATTGGGCACATCTGCGACGGTCAGCAGGCGGTCGACATCTGCTTCGAGCGCGGAGCAATCGGCGCCATGTGCGCCAAAGTGGACGGGATTGCATGGTCATGA
- a CDS encoding polysaccharide deacetylase family protein, translating to MTVKSLLRRPADALAAPVLGSVMSVRTAARQVVLTFDDGPLPGSTEALASVLAEHEAQATFFMLLTRARRSPALVRELVRAGNEVALHGLDHRRVTTLPRHELGPWLRDARAELEDISQVPVRWFRPPHGAQSPRTRLAASAAGLTTVLWSGTTWDWKDVTHKERVVRALRDAVPGAILLAHDGAADASDLATEAAVGGVDKVALLTEVLAGLAERELRAVALGPALTRGRAVRRLSFAH from the coding sequence ATGACCGTGAAATCCCTGCTCAGACGCCCTGCGGATGCGCTTGCGGCTCCAGTACTGGGCTCGGTGATGAGTGTGCGCACCGCTGCCCGGCAGGTGGTTCTAACCTTCGATGACGGCCCCCTGCCCGGCAGCACCGAGGCTCTCGCCTCCGTCCTGGCCGAGCACGAGGCCCAGGCGACCTTCTTCATGCTGCTGACGCGGGCGCGCCGCAGCCCCGCGCTCGTGCGCGAACTCGTCCGGGCGGGTAACGAGGTGGCGTTGCACGGCCTAGACCACCGCCGGGTCACCACCCTGCCCCGCCACGAACTCGGCCCCTGGCTGCGGGACGCCCGCGCCGAACTGGAGGACATCTCCCAGGTCCCGGTGCGTTGGTTCCGTCCGCCGCATGGCGCACAGTCTCCGCGCACCCGTCTGGCCGCATCGGCGGCTGGGCTGACCACCGTGCTGTGGTCGGGCACTACCTGGGACTGGAAGGACGTCACCCACAAGGAGCGCGTGGTGCGGGCCCTGCGCGACGCCGTGCCCGGGGCGATTCTGCTCGCCCACGACGGCGCCGCCGACGCAAGCGATCTGGCCACGGAGGCGGCCGTCGGCGGAGTCGACAAGGTCGCCCTGCTAACCGAGGTGCTCGCGGGCCTTGCGGAGCGTGAACTGCGGGCGGTCGCGCTGGGACCGGCGCTGACCCGGGGACGCGCGGTGCGCAGGCTGAGTTTCGCCCACTGA